Proteins encoded in a region of the Candidatus Methanoperedens sp. genome:
- a CDS encoding DNA-protecting protein DprA, whose amino-acid sequence MKPISILALQQTLGVGLKTVEKILSLSDIQEPTSPYDLIEIIKMATAKYSRITVPGIKEATIGWNKAQEIIKQSQQHGIQIISKESLYYPDSLSKISDPPVLLHIKGNIDILKKDCIAIVGTRKPTEFGRNQAKKIGGIFAKEGYVVISGLAEGIDAAAHMGALEAKGLTAAVLAHGLDMIYPAKNKQLAETILNNNGALISEYPLGTKIFRNYFVDRDRIQSGLSLGVFVIETGIKGGTMHTVRFCETQKRVLIVLQHPKNFLEKSKPCGNTQLIAEKRANIVYENELNVNFIKYRLNNKKEELLALKSPNQLSPPITLEGFAQSKIMNAVGELSRVSSHQMSPPRLFEGSLQPILKDKKKTKRKKYLFSWNEIPGNDTDQLIKFLKKNYGVPWVKNAKIEKIDNGKTINVFNEKNSLLLTLNNDKNKAILTINTTDEFIVKKENGNLNICRKKMCINSNDTKLKDLQDFGVT is encoded by the coding sequence ATGAAACCAATATCCATACTTGCATTGCAACAAACTCTTGGAGTTGGATTAAAGACAGTTGAGAAGATTCTATCTTTGTCTGATATTCAAGAACCAACCAGTCCATATGATCTAATTGAAATAATTAAAATGGCAACTGCAAAATATAGTAGAATAACGGTACCGGGTATTAAAGAAGCAACAATTGGTTGGAATAAAGCACAAGAAATAATAAAACAGTCACAGCAACATGGTATTCAAATAATTTCAAAAGAGAGTTTATATTATCCTGATTCCCTTTCGAAGATTTCAGACCCGCCAGTATTGTTGCATATAAAAGGGAACATTGATATTTTGAAAAAGGACTGTATTGCAATTGTTGGGACAAGAAAACCTACAGAATTTGGCAGAAATCAAGCAAAAAAAATAGGAGGAATTTTCGCAAAAGAGGGATATGTTGTTATAAGCGGTTTAGCAGAGGGTATTGATGCAGCGGCTCATATGGGAGCATTAGAAGCTAAGGGTCTAACAGCAGCAGTTTTAGCACATGGATTGGATATGATTTATCCTGCAAAAAATAAACAACTCGCGGAGACCATTCTTAATAACAACGGTGCACTAATTTCAGAATATCCTTTAGGGACAAAAATTTTCCGTAATTATTTCGTAGATAGAGATAGAATTCAAAGCGGTTTATCTTTGGGTGTGTTTGTCATCGAAACTGGCATAAAAGGGGGCACTATGCATACGGTGAGATTTTGTGAGACGCAGAAACGAGTACTCATTGTTTTGCAGCATCCAAAAAATTTTCTTGAGAAATCAAAACCATGCGGAAATACTCAATTGATTGCAGAAAAAAGAGCTAATATTGTTTATGAAAATGAACTTAATGTAAATTTTATAAAATATAGATTAAACAATAAAAAAGAAGAATTGTTAGCATTAAAATCACCTAATCAACTAAGTCCACCGATTACATTAGAGGGATTCGCACAATCAAAAATTATGAACGCCGTAGGCGAATTATCACGTGTATCCTCACATCAAATGAGCCCACCAAGATTATTTGAAGGAAGCTTACAGCCAATACTCAAAGATAAAAAGAAAACAAAACGTAAAAAGTATTTATTCAGTTGGAATGAAATTCCAGGGAACGATACTGACCAACTCATAAAATTTTTAAAAAAGAATTATGGGGTTCCATGGGTGAAAAACGCAAAAATTGAAAAAATTGATAACGGTAAAACCATAAATGTTTTTAATGAAAAAAACTCGCTTTTGCTCACACTTAACAATGATAAAAACAAAGCAATTTTAACGATTAATACAACCGATGAATTCATTGTGAAGAAAGAGAATGGTAATCTGAACATCTGCCGTAAAAAAATGTGTATAAATTCTAATGATACGAAATTGAAAGATTTGCAAGATTTCGGAGTGACATAA
- a CDS encoding HAD-IA family hydrolase: MDLDQTLVDSQCIEHLRRSRQWSLVYQKIPTILAYEGIDEILSMAKDRGIKISIVSSSPSSYAHRVIQHFGWEFDTMVCYHDTALHKPHPAPFIEASHRLKIAEKDCWAVGDHPNDIIAAKRAGMYSVGVLWGSLDKEALIREKPDLIFDTVTSFYKAINDNFI, from the coding sequence TTGGATTTAGATCAGACACTCGTTGACTCGCAATGTATTGAGCATTTGCGAAGATCTCGTCAGTGGTCTTTAGTATACCAAAAGATTCCTACCATATTGGCATATGAGGGTATTGATGAAATTTTATCAATGGCAAAAGATAGAGGTATTAAAATTTCAATCGTATCATCGAGCCCTTCAAGCTATGCGCATCGAGTAATACAACATTTCGGATGGGAATTTGATACAATGGTTTGTTATCATGATACAGCCTTACATAAGCCTCATCCAGCCCCATTTATTGAAGCCTCACATCGTTTAAAGATTGCAGAAAAGGATTGCTGGGCAGTAGGAGATCATCCAAATGATATTATTGCAGCAAAGAGAGCTGGCATGTATTCTGTAGGGGTACTTTGGGGTTCGCTTGATAAAGAAGCACTTATAAGAGAGAAACCTGACTTAATATTTGACACTGTAACCTCGTTTTATAAAGCGATTAATGATAATTTTATATGA
- a CDS encoding DNA-directed DNA polymerase, which yields MNFQILDADYTYRDGKPVVRLYGRDESGNSVCCSVPDFEPYFYAKAEPEMTVILQEKFKEHIKRIEPVLRYEPIGYFKNPVPMLKVILFDPKGVPVIRDEVRKTVGEVYETDILFRNRYMIDYGLGGMGWASAEAAQDSIDTNTLSSIRITSRNVKPADILKNAPLRNLAFDIECLPLDGAMPAPEKSPIILMSLAFEPDFNGKKTLVLVGKRVGMDGNTESCGSEEAMVKRFFEIIREYDPDILVGYNSNGFDIPYIVERIKTLNKKGAKIEPLMGRDGKTVYYKKFGNTTRVSVMGRITVDVLPLLRREFSLKQYTLRNAAKELLGAEKLDIPFLEMESYWKDDGEKLSKFIEYARRDSELALLFLMKLRLIDKYIALARASGTLLQDILDGGQTQMVENIILREYMKHDRVLPAKPTGEMSDERFDEGEELAGGEVLPPKKGLLENIVILDYKSLYPTIMMAHNLCYTTEVVDERPDDVIKAPSGGVYVSQKVVKGIVPAILEDLLSRRQATREKMKTANEEEYRVLDATQLALKILLNSFYGYSGYARARLYSLTLASAVTSFGRENILRTKSLIEDEIKEIILKDGEAFTKHEAKEGKPIGLSVVYGDTDSVFVNLLEKEITLDDAELVGGRIAEIVTSSLLKPMELVFDSFGRRAIFIAKKRYAVLVWERSKEGVKEKLRVKGMETVRRDWCELTTKTVEKVLELVLKEGKVDEAVELVKNTIDSIRDIDARKHPELFDKLILTRQYTKKPESYRSRQPHITVVDKLKKRGIIANVGDRIPFVILAGNGLFVERAEDPEYAREKNLLLDVDYYITKQILPPVERILADFGEHGEKLRVMREQSTQRGQRSLFEF from the coding sequence ATGAACTTCCAGATTCTCGATGCCGACTATACATACAGGGACGGAAAGCCTGTTGTCAGGCTTTATGGGAGGGACGAATCTGGAAACAGCGTTTGCTGCTCTGTGCCTGATTTTGAGCCGTATTTTTATGCAAAAGCCGAGCCTGAAATGACAGTAATTCTGCAGGAGAAGTTCAAGGAACATATAAAAAGGATTGAACCTGTTTTGCGATACGAACCAATAGGTTATTTTAAAAATCCCGTTCCCATGCTCAAGGTCATCCTTTTTGACCCCAAAGGCGTGCCCGTGATACGTGATGAGGTAAGAAAAACGGTTGGTGAAGTGTATGAGACAGACATACTATTCCGGAACAGGTACATGATAGATTACGGGCTTGGGGGCATGGGCTGGGCGAGCGCCGAGGCGGCGCAGGATTCGATTGATACCAATACCCTGAGCAGCATAAGGATAACCTCAAGAAATGTCAAGCCTGCGGATATTCTTAAAAACGCCCCGCTTCGCAACTTAGCCTTTGATATAGAGTGCCTTCCCCTGGATGGCGCTATGCCGGCTCCGGAGAAATCGCCAATAATCCTGATGAGTCTTGCCTTTGAGCCTGATTTCAATGGCAAAAAGACACTTGTACTTGTTGGAAAAAGGGTGGGTATGGACGGGAATACGGAGAGCTGCGGCAGCGAAGAGGCGATGGTTAAGCGTTTTTTTGAAATTATCAGGGAATACGACCCTGACATACTTGTGGGATACAACTCCAACGGTTTTGATATTCCTTATATTGTGGAGAGGATAAAGACCCTCAATAAGAAAGGAGCCAAGATAGAGCCGCTCATGGGCAGGGATGGGAAGACCGTATATTATAAGAAATTCGGCAACACAACACGGGTAAGCGTTATGGGGCGAATCACGGTGGATGTGCTGCCGCTGCTTCGCAGGGAATTTTCCCTTAAACAGTACACCCTCAGGAATGCGGCAAAGGAACTGCTTGGAGCTGAGAAGCTTGACATTCCTTTCCTTGAAATGGAGTCATACTGGAAAGATGATGGTGAGAAACTTTCGAAATTCATCGAATATGCACGTCGCGACTCTGAGCTTGCCCTTCTTTTCCTTATGAAACTTCGCCTCATCGACAAGTATATTGCTCTTGCAAGAGCCAGCGGAACACTGCTCCAGGACATACTCGACGGCGGACAGACCCAGATGGTGGAGAATATCATCCTTCGCGAGTACATGAAGCACGACCGCGTGCTGCCAGCTAAACCAACCGGCGAGATGTCGGATGAGCGGTTTGACGAAGGGGAGGAACTGGCAGGCGGGGAAGTGCTGCCTCCAAAAAAAGGGCTTCTTGAGAATATCGTGATACTTGACTACAAATCGCTCTACCCGACAATAATGATGGCGCACAATCTATGTTATACCACCGAGGTGGTGGATGAGAGACCTGATGATGTTATAAAGGCGCCTTCAGGCGGTGTTTATGTCTCACAGAAAGTGGTAAAAGGAATCGTGCCTGCCATTCTTGAGGACCTTCTTTCCAGGAGGCAGGCAACGCGTGAAAAAATGAAGACCGCAAATGAGGAGGAATACCGCGTGCTCGATGCCACGCAGCTTGCGCTCAAAATCCTTCTCAACAGCTTCTATGGCTATTCCGGATATGCAAGGGCGCGGCTTTACAGTTTAACCCTTGCAAGCGCTGTCACAAGTTTCGGGCGCGAGAATATCCTTCGCACGAAGAGCCTTATCGAAGATGAGATAAAGGAAATAATTCTGAAGGATGGCGAAGCATTTACAAAGCATGAGGCAAAAGAAGGAAAACCAATCGGTTTATCAGTGGTTTATGGAGATACTGACAGCGTTTTTGTGAATCTCCTTGAGAAGGAAATAACGCTTGACGATGCGGAACTTGTGGGGGGCAGGATTGCCGAAATCGTAACATCTTCACTGTTGAAGCCAATGGAACTTGTATTTGACTCGTTCGGGAGACGCGCCATTTTCATAGCCAAAAAGCGATATGCTGTGCTTGTATGGGAAAGATCTAAAGAAGGGGTGAAAGAGAAACTTCGTGTCAAGGGCATGGAGACGGTTCGCCGCGACTGGTGTGAACTTACCACAAAGACCGTGGAAAAGGTTCTCGAGCTTGTGCTGAAGGAAGGGAAAGTGGATGAGGCGGTTGAACTTGTAAAGAACACCATCGACAGCATCCGTGATATCGATGCAAGAAAGCATCCCGAGCTGTTTGACAAACTGATTTTAACACGGCAGTACACCAAAAAACCTGAGAGCTACAGGAGCAGGCAGCCGCATATAACAGTGGTGGATAAATTGAAAAAGCGGGGGATAATCGCAAACGTTGGCGACAGGATACCTTTTGTCATACTCGCCGGGAATGGGTTATTCGTGGAAAGGGCAGAGGACCCCGAATATGCAAGGGAGAAAAATTTGCTTCTTGATGTTGATTATTACATCACCAAGCAGATACTTCCGCCTGTGGAGCGCATACTGGCTGATTTCGGCGAGCATGGGGAAAAGTTAAGGGTGATGAGGGAACAAAGTACTCAGAGAGGGCAGCGCTCATTATTCGAATTCTAG